AGTGGCCCAGCTGGGTCAGCCAGCCATTTAGTGCCGGCAGCTCTGGAGAATATACCATTTCTAGGCTGGTTCAGACTTGTTCTATTCCTGGCCCCATTAAAACAACTTTCGTCTTTGGGCTGGGTTAGGGATTCAGGAAGCTGGGGTGGCTTCTCCAGGTTTGTGACATGCAGTGGAAGGACGAGAAATGCAGATTCCCACAGTGGCTACCTCTCCCCACAGTGGCTTtctctctctggacctcagtgtccccatctgtaaagtggggtgaATACCTGCCAAGTAGAGCTGAAAACAAATTGAATGcaggagctcagcccagtgcccAGAGTGAGGTCAGCAATCCATGGCTGTCCCTCTCGTGACCAGCCTTGGACTTGGTCTTAGTTTTTACATTTGCCACTGAGTCAGGACATGGCTTCTTGGGAGATAAACTTGAAGCTGGGACTTTTTCAGCCCTGCCCCTTCTGAGTGGGTTTCCAGCCTCTACTAGGAGGCCCCCTGGGACAATGagctcttcctctctcccacctGGCTACCCCTACTCTTTTAGCCTGTGCTTAttccctcagtttcctcctcgACAGCCCACAGATGCCTCCCCAAACCCTGCTGAGGCCCAGGCTGGTTGGGATAAGGTCACCTCCCCTGGTCACGCTGTACCCATGGCCCTGCCCTCTGCTCAGTGCTCCTCCCCGCCGACCCCTTTTCTTTTGCAGAGATTTTGATTCACTTTCCAAGGACAATGTCTTCGAGAATAACCGTTTGGTGAGTCCCCCAGGCAGATGGAAGCCCACGATGAGGCTGTGTGTTGTgcaggggggtggggtgtgtaTCAGAGGGCAGGGGTCTTGCAGAACAGGAACTGATCGAGGGGCTCCTGGAGCAGCTGTCCTGCCCTGGGGCCCTGGctgctcctctccccaccccctgctcccctCTGGCCGGCTTGTGCCTGGAACACCAGCCCTTCCCCACTCCAGGTCACAGTATGGGGCCAGAGCTGCCAGGAGCCCAGTCACCCCTGCTCTGGCCCCCTTATCCCTCGGAATGAGGCTGGGCCTATGCAGGGTAGCACCCCCTGaccctgcctcctcttcctcttcctgttgTGGCTGCTTCTGTTTCCCACCCTGCCCAACTTCTCCCTCCCCTACACCTGCCCCCATCCCtaccccccaaccccaaaccttCCCCCACCCTGAcatctgcccccaccccaggcctttgAAGTGGCCGAGAAGGAGCTGGGCATCCCTGCCCTTCTGGATCCCAATGACATGGTCTCCATGAGTGTCCCCGATTGCCTCAGCATCATGACCTACGTGTCCCAGTATTACAACCACTTCGCCGGCTCCGGCCCAGGTGAGAGGGTGCCCCAGGTGAGAGGGTGCCATCCTTAGGGGCGGGGCCCTGGGAGTGTGGCACCTGTTTTCTGAGCTGCAGACAGGGTGCAGGCAGGCAGCCCGTCATTCATTCACCACATCATCCATCCACTCACATATTTATGAGTAAAATAATGCTGGGCTGGGACCCCAGGGATTACAGCTGTGAAGGAGAtcactgccctcaaggagctcacagtctggtgGGGGAGACAGACCACAAACACGTGAACTAGTTACTGAGCGAAATAATGgcagaagagggacttccctagcaggcCAGTGGTGAGGACCCCACGTTTCCACTGCTGGAGGCTTAGGTTCTATCCTGGGTCAGAGagttaagatcctgcaagccatgtggtctTGGCaaaacagtaaaaaacaaaacaatagtgTCAGAGGAGACAAAGCAGGGCAAGTTTATCCGCTGTCTGGGAGCTCACCTCGCTGGCTCCTACCCTCACTTCCTGTTTACAGACACTTCCCTGGGTTTTTTTCTCTCCAGCCAGGCAGTGATCCTGTGGGGCTATTtggcttcatctttcccagcagtgACCTTCAAGGCCTGAGAACTGAGAACCTGGGGAATTGTGGGAGGTGGGGTaaaggaatgggggtgggggtatAAGGGTATTTCTCTGCCCTGAGTCAGATGGCTACTGAATCTCCTGCCTGGAGCGTCCCCATGCAAGAATCTCCTAGACCCCAACCTTCCATAGCGAGGACatgggctcagagaggggaagcgAGGAactgaaggtcacacagccggAAAACTGAATCTGGGTGTCCTGACTCCTGCGCTGCGTCACGGCTGTCACgggtcctgtggcccctgccatgtcattccttcctcctgcctctgctctccGTGTGGACAATCTTATctcatctcttaaaaaaaaaaaaagagtcaggaTATTTTTTCGGTTGTTTGGAGTAACACATGCTTACTGTAGAAAATTTAGAACATAGAAAAAAGcgtaacaatttaaaaattaaaatactctgTTACTCCCCATCTTTCCCATAATGCTAGGGATTAATATTATAATTGAACAAGTAGCATTATGTGTATTTGACTAGAAAtcaaaatgaaagtatttttcaaCTGCTGAGTCTTTGATGAGAGGCAGCATGGTGCCTTTTACTGTCTGGGTGATAGTGGGTCACGCGGTCACCTCTCAGCTTAGGGTCCCCTTTGCAATGAGGACAGGATAGCGCccaggggactcccctggtgactcagtggctaCGACTCTACGCTCCCACAGCTAAGAGCTTGCATGTCACCAGCTAAAGACCCCGCGTACCACAGCTAagatctgtgtgctcagtcgccttagtcgtgtccggttctttgcgagcccatggactgcagcctaccaggctcctctgtccacggaatcctccagacaagaatactggaatgggttgccatttcctcctccaggggatcttcccaatccagggatcaaactcgcctctcctgcattgcaggtagattctttacccactgagccacctgggacctggcacagacaaaaaagtaaataataaatttaaaaaaaaagaaaagaacagtgtCCACCTCACAGGGTTGATGGGAGTAAGCGAGGAAGCATGAACCTGTGTCTGGCCCTTGTTTAGGACCCAgggttactattattattattattttttaatccattggGTTAGAGTTTAGCTTGCTCACCTAGAATCACAGTTCAGTCTTTTCTTCTGGAGTGTTCCTGGTGGCCGAACCCCAGTCTCTCTCTACTAAGCTCTTCTCTGGAGGGCCACCTCCTGGGACCCTGTGGGTGGGTAGGCGGGTGGGCAGGACCCTTGGTAATACTATGTCTCACCAGGCATCCTAGGGGTGGTATCACTCAGGTGACCTAGTTCCCCTGGCTGTGCCTGGGTGAGAGCACCCTGTGGGCCTGCAGGGATTTCTTGTCACTAAAGGCACAGCTTGTGCTTTCCATGCAACTTGGTCCCTAAATGCAGACCATTTTTATCCCACCTGCTGCTCAACCAGAGGAGGCGCAGGGAGGTTGTTCCAGCCCTGGAGGCGAAGCTGGCATTTGGCCTTCCCCAGATGGTCGTGTTCTGTACTCTGGCCCAGGGGAGGGACTTCAAGGGTAAATTTGCCCAGGCTTGACTGTCTCTGCAGTGGGTACCTTGGGAAGCTGGCTGTGGCTGAGATACCACCATGCCATGCCTGTTCATCTTGTGCGAGCGCTCTGTGGGGGCCGGTGACCTTGGGCACATCAGCCGACCCCTGACCTCCAGGAGCCGCCATGGAATCTGGAACCAGTGTGTGAGGGAAGGAAGCCCAGTGGCTGAGGGAATCAGAGGAGTGgtaccccgccccaccccaccccagggtgacaagggtggtgtcatcagcatgaAGCCCAGCTTCTTAGCCAGGCTCCTGAGGACCTCTCCCCGCTTAGCTTAAGCCGCTCACTGCCCCGGGTTGTAGTCATACTGAATTTCTTGTGCTGCTCTGAAGATATCACATTCCTTTACTGCTAAAGTCTTTCCTCTTGGTGATCCTCTAGTCCCTGTTCCCTGCCTCCCATGCCCTGGCACATTCTTTCCTACTCATCCTCTCATCTCCACATTTTGCCTCCTCCAAGCAGCCTGCCCTGATGTACTCCAGGTGCTCTTGTAGCTTCATACCCCTTGGTGAACGCAGAAGACTCTGGTTACAGCATCTCGATTACTCTTCTTTCCCCTGTAGACCATCTCTGTCGAGTCTACAGCTGCCTGACTCCAGTACCTGGCACTTActcattcattgaacaaatatttctttcgcttctgctgtgtgccaggcaccgtgGGAGGTGCTAGGGAGAGAGTGGAGAATGCCACAGACTCAGAGCTTGCAGTCTAAAGGATGGGCGAGGGAGAGCGAGAACAAAGTAGTGAATGTAATTTCAGGTGAGCTGGATAAGGAAACAACATAAGGTAATGGTATAAAAAGCAATGAGAGGAGGAAGAGGCTATTTTTGGTGAGCAGTCATGGagggcctctctgaggaggtgacagttGAGCTCAGCTTTGaataaggaggagaaggaggctgtGTGAAGATCTGGAgaggaatattccaggcaaggggGAAGCAAGGGGCCTGTGTGTCCCAGGGGAGTGAGGGAGAATGAGGAGGTGAGGATGGTGGGGTATAGAGTGGGCCCCAAATTTTTGACCATGACTCATGGTGAACAATGTGTTTCCCATTATAATCCATgttcatgtatacatatgtcgCTGAAACAAGGTTCAGGAAACGATTCTCCCCTTAGAATACAAGATGCCTACGGATATTTTCTTCTAATTCATCTTTACAATATGCTGGTTACAGTCCCCTCAGTTGATTTCAGGGTCCGTTAATGGATTATGACCCCAGTAAggaagttgggttttttttttggttgacagcttgcgggatcttagctccccaaccagggatggattTTGTGTCctgtgcagtggaagcgcagagtcctaaccactgggccaccaggaaactccctggattttatttttaagaattatcgTATAGCAgtgttgactttttttctttttgtatacagTTCTCTGAATTTGTGGGGGTTATTTTAATCCCTGAGTACAGAGTAGGTGCCCAGTGGAGATTTGCTGAAGCAATGACGGGGCAGTCTTGGAGGAGGCAGGTGGGGTAGGGGCTGGGCTTCTTCTGGTTGGAGGGCACGAAGGCAGGGTTCAGGGCTGCAACTGGCCacctgggcaggggcagggcagctCCTCAGGAGCTCCCAGGGAGCCAACCCATCTTCCTGAAGCTTTAGGCTAGCACCGTGTGGTTCCTCCCCCTCCTTTCCTTCACCCGCTAAACTTGGTGGGAAGGAAGCCACCCGTCCTTTCATGTACTGGGCACCGTTGGTCCTGTGATTGTCCTCATGCCTTACTGTTCACACTGCTCTGGGTGGTGGGACTCACTGTCCCACTCTGTGGAGGCCCAGCGAGGTTGGGTACCTTGCCCTCTGCACTTAGCTTGGCAGTGGAGGCATCCCCTGTGTCTGTGTGAAGTGGGAGCCTGGTCCCACTGCCTCGGGTGGTTCACCATCAAGTGGTGGCTGGGGAGCCCAAAGCTCAGGCCAGGTTGGGCCTCCAGAATCTCTAGCTgcctcagggcccctctctggtcTCTCAGCAGCCGGTGTCTCATCACCCAGAAAGGGCCTGGCGCTGTCCTCCCCGCCATCCGAAGCATCTACTCCTGCGGACCCAGGAGACAGGGCTCAGGTAGGCAGTGCTGGGGGCTAGGGAAGTGGGGGTGGTTGGGGGGGACAGCTGCCACTGCCGAGTTCAGGGGGTGTTCTCAGTCCCTTTCCCGCTGGCTTTGGAAGTAGAGGTTCATAggccagggcagagggcagagggcaggggcaggggaaggCCAACCCCAGAGGGGCAAGAGCATCCAGGGCACTGACCCTCCATCATGGGACTGGCAAGACTCACACATACAATACAGCAGATTCTCCCCTTGATTCTCATGAGACTGAACTGTCAACCTCTTAACCTGATTCTGCTTACTCCTCCCGACAACCCTGGGAGGTGGGTATTGTGTGTCCTGATATAACGAGAAGAAACTGAAGCCCTGAGAGGTTTGGCCACTTGTTCAAGATCTCTCAGCTGGGAAGTGGGGGTCACGCTGTCAGTTCCGAGATCTCATTGGGTGACCCCAGCCTTTCATATCTGGACAGCATTTCCCAGTATGCAAAGGGCTTTCCCCACCTGCTCCCCTCTGCTCCTTGCTGGAAGAGCTCCTGAGGGGCCGGGAGCCTGGCCCAGGGTGGGTGCCCAGTGAGCATGCGTGGTGCTGACACAGGCGGGGTTATAGAATTACACTGGGCAGGTACGGACCCAAGGCcagcttgctcaaggtcacagtgcTTAGAAGCTGAGAAACAGATGTAAATCTTGGCTCCGGTTTGGGAGACAGAAGGCAGTCGAGGTGGGCCTCAGAGGACAGTCATCTGTGAGGGAAGGTTCACCTGCAGGGACAGGAGAAAGGCTCATGTAGCCAGAAGGTGCCTTCTTGCAGAGAGAGCCCCAGAAACTGGAAGCCAGGCTTTTTTTGTTCCATCCTGACTCAGCTTGAGcaagtctttccctttctgggcTTCCTCAGGGTGAAACAGTGACAGTCTCCTACCCTCTGCCTCTCCGGGGTTCTGGTGGAGCAGTTAGCACCGTGCATACTCGGGGGATGGCCACCATTAGAGCGGGGAAACGGGGCGCGTTCTTGAACCAAAGGGCCGGCGACCCTAACCTCACCCCATTCCCTGCAGGGTGAGGAGTGCTCCCCAGGCAGCCTGTCGAAGCAGGGCTCCCACCGGACCCCCAGCAGCACGTGCGCTGCCTGCCAGCAGCACGTACACCTGGTGCAGCGTTACCTGGCCGACGGCAAGCTGTACCACCGGCACTGCTTCCGGTGAGCGGGCGGGGCGGGAGCGCCCCGAGACTCAACACCGCGGGCTGCCAGGCCCCGTGCCCCGCCCTGCGTGTTGGAGCATCTTTCTTATCGCCGTTTTACTGACGGACAAACAGACTAGCGAAGGGAGAACGTTATTGGCTCAGTCccagaaatagaaacagaaacgGGGCCAGAGCTCCTCGAGGCTAAGTACCTGATGAGGATCAGGGCACAGAATATGCTTTAAAAGCCCGGAGAAAAGAaagcacttaaaaaatttttattttagttttagttttttcttctgttttattttgcttttgtgttttctaaaaagaaagcAGTTAAAAAAATCATAGTAACAACTTGCTTTGAATGTGTGGTTCCCGGGGGAAGTGACCATTTAAAGAAACTTGAGTAAGAGGCAGGGAATATATAAATAGCTTAGAGAATGTATGGAAACCGTTTTACAACTGAATAGTCAATGAGAACCAGTGAATGGGAGTTATAGCATGTATTCAGctatgggtgtgggtgtgtgcgcgcgcgcgtgcacgTTCAGATGTAGTGCTGGTGGGACCAGCCTGATTGCAGAACTGAGGTGTCATGAGGGCCCAAATCTTGAGAAAAGCAAACACTGCATTGATGCTGTCATGTCTGGCTGTCAGgacagtgttttaaaatctttttatggTAACCACCAGTAAGGCATGTTTGACGCCAGTTTTAGGTACATCCATGAAATCAAATTTGCATAAATCGATATACAACTGGAATTAGGGTCATAAAACAAGTGTGATACACTCTGATACATTGTACTTTATTCTATttcatagaaaaacaaaacaaacctggtTGGTTGCAAACCACTAAAGTGATTTTTTGAGCCACTAATGAGTGGTGGCTTGCGTACTGGATGGAACCTTGAGGGGGGAACCTTTGCTTCCTCTTGCAGCAGAAACTGAAGGCATGTTTCACAACTATGGTGTTGCTTTCGCGTGGTTTTTTTGTTCTACTATGATTCTGACAGTTACCATTTTCCTTTTCCGCTGGCTAGGTATGAGTACTGAGACAGGACTCCTCCGGGCTGGCAGCCGGGAGGAGTGGAAGGTACAGCTTtggctgctggagaaggggtagccAGCACCCTGGGCTGGTTAAgttgacacccccccccccaccacctctcttctCGCTGGCAGGTGTCGGCGGTGTTCCAGCACGCTGCTCCCTGGAGCTTACAGGAATGGGCCAGAGGAGGGCACCTTCGTGTGTGCAGAGCACTGTGCCAGACTGGGCCCCAGTGGGCGATCAGGGACCAGGCCTGGAACCCCGCCGCAGCCAAAGCAGCAGCAACTTACAGAAGAAACCAAGGAGGTGGAGGGCGGCAGCCCCAGCCCTAAGGCGACTGCAGGGGCCGAGGCGGACGTGCCCAAGGCCAGCCCCGAGGGCCGACCCCAGGTCCCCACCAAGCCCCGGGTTCCCGGCAGACCACAGGAGCTGGCCAGCCCCCCGGCCAGCCGCCCCACACCCGCCCCCAGGAAGGCCTCCGAGAGCATAGCCCCGACGCCCCCCACGCCCCGGCCCCGGTCCAGTCTGCAGCAGGAGAACTTGGTGGAGCAGGGAGGCGGCAGCGGCCTGGTGAATGGTGAGCAGGGGTCCTGTTGGGGCTGGGCGCTCCCTGGGGTGTGGCTGCTGTTTAAATGTATCTGTACCGGGGGGTATCCATGGGGCCACGctgtctgtgcctgtgtgtggtgGATATGCTGGGGACAGCTGTGGCACTGAGGTTATTAATTCATGCAGAGGCCGCTCTGCATGCTCTGTTCTCCATGTTGGGGGGATGGGATGTAGACCCCCGTCTCTGGCCTGGACCGCCCCCTTCTATGTGTCCCAGGTGTGTGTTCTTGTGTGTCTGTATTGTGAGCTTTGGTTTCGGGGCGTGTAGCGAGTGCACACCACAGGTGCCTGTGTCCCCAGTGTGTCTGGGACTCTGTGTGTCCACACTCAGGTGACCTGCCCCCACGCCCAGCCTGTGTGTTTGTCTACATCTGGGTGTCTGGCAAGGACTGCTCAGGGGCTGGGGAAGCTGTGTCCCTGGTCAGGTGTACCCTGGGGTGCTCCCCAGGCTGACCTCCTGCCCTGCAGTAGAGATCTCTGCCTCACCACCCCGCCCCTTAGAATCTTCCCACGTGACCTCCCTGGGCTTCATGAGCTCATAGGAACAAGGTTCTCTGCAACCCGAGACGTGCTGGGCAACTCTTATCTGTAGAGgcctgggggagggaggctcccTGGTTTCCTCCCTCTGGGATTTGTTCTGTTCCACGCTCATGGAGACTGGTTCCTGAGTTGGGCATTCAGACCTATTTGTGCCTCGGAGGCGCTGCCGGTCTCCGAGgggcgtggagaaggaaatggcaacccactccagtactctcgcctaggaaatcccatgggcagaggagcctggcaggctatagtccgtggtgtcgcaaagagtcggacacaacttagtgactaagcaacagcaataATAAGGGGTAGTGGGCGGTGGTATCATCTGATGAAAGGAGATTCAGAGCTGAAACGAGGGGAGAAAAGGGGGTGCACAGAAAGAAGCAGTGGGGGTCAGGGAGGACCCTGCCCCGTCCCCACACTCAGTGGCACTAGGGCCACGGGGGAAGACAGCCTGACTTGAGAGGTTGCAGGGAAAACTGTGTCTTCAGGGACAGTGAGGTTGTTAGCGCCAGAATGTGAAGGGAGCATTCAGGATACCAGGGATTTGTTTCACTGATGAAGGTTCCAGGAACTAGGAAGGAGTGGGAGACAGGAGGAAGCAATGTCTGGGACCTGGATGGCAGGCCCAGTGTCAGTCTTGTGTCCCTCGTTGTACTGGAGGCCCCAGTCAGCTGGgaaacaccagaaaaaaaaatgagaaagaaataaagcGTTATTTTCGGGTAATAAAATTGTCTagtgagaaaatattaaaagaatcacACAAGTATAAGATGAATGTACTCAATGCCACAgaattgtatactttatttaaaaaagttaCATGCACTGTGTAATCCTGTTCCACTTCATGTTATATTTTACCCTTTTGTTTAAGTTTGAGGTTTTTTggtagattttttctttttttgaggaaattgacaagttgattctaaaTTTATATGAAGGAATAAAGAGTCAAAACATTCCTGAAAAAAACAACAGAGGAGCAGAGGCTACTGTGGAATTCACGGAGGACACTGGGGAGTCAGGGGAGACTTTCAGGAGGAGGTGATCTCCTGTCCACTTTGGGAAAGTGTCAGAGGGGCACTTGGGTTCCCCCTCCTTAACTGAAAGGCATGAGGTCAGGGGGTGGTGGTCTCCAGGTGTCCTGGCCTCGTGGCTTTGACCTTCTCTACCTGTTACCTCTGGTGTTTAATCTCCCCGAGCGCTGGACTGGGGAGGTGCAGGGTGCAGGGGAGGTTGCCATGGCCACCTGGAGTCCACGACCTACCGGGTGGGATGGAAGGGCACTCCTAGGTGAGGCAGGCACTGGGGTTGGCTCCCTGACTGCTCCACTCCACTACCTGGCTCACTCTCCTTTCCCACCTAGGGAAGCTGCAAGAACCCCCCATCCCCAAGCCCAGAGGGACCCCCAAGCTGTCAGAGAGGTACGCTGGCTCCGAGGGCTTTCAGGGccctggcggggtggggggaaaaGGGAGTACCCCTTGGGGGTCTGGGTCGGCAACAAGACCATGTGACCCACCAGCGCCCCCTCCCGAAAAGGGGGGGCTCCTCTCTGGTGGGCAGGAGCCTGTGGCCACACCCCCTTCCTGTGTGGCTCCCCTGGGATCCCTCTCCCCGCGGGCAGCAGGGCCTGGTAGCAGGCTGCCTCCGGAGTCCCTTAATCTCCCCAAGCCTCTGGAGTGTGGGAGGCCTAGGCCTCCTAGAGTAGTTTTAAGAATTAGTAGCAGAGTATagaaagacccagcagagctccACTGTATGCCAGACTCAGAGCTTCCTCCCCCTGGAACCCCACATCACAGGCAAGGAACCTCGATTTCCAGTTCTTCTTTGGGAGCTGTGCTTTCCCTGTATGGTCCCTGAacaggggggcagggggtggagagagacaaagagaggcagagggaggggaagagagagggccCCCCACTCTCTCCATTTGGGCTTTGGGCCCAGACGAGCCCCACCAgactggggtgggagaggggaagggTGCCGTGTCTCACCTACCCACTGTGGGATGCACTGTCTGGGGAGAGAAGGACGCTCCCCTTCCTTGCCTGCTTATGGGTGCTACCTCTTCTTGGCCTCTGTCCAGGACGCCAGCCCCCAGGAAAGACCCGCCTTGGATCACACTGGTGCAGGCAGAGCCAAAGAAGAAGCCAGCCCCGCTGCCCCCGAGCAGCAGCCCCGGGCCGCCGCCGGGccaggaaggcaggcaggtggAGAACGGAGGTGTGGACAAAGCGGCCCCACAGGGCCCAGAGCCCAAGCCCTACAACCCctttgaggaagaggaggaggagcccccCGCTGCACCCAGCCCGGCCCCCGGCCCTGCCTCGACCCCACTGGAGTCCACACCCAAGTCGCTGCACCCCTGGTACGGCATCACCCCCACGAGCAGCCCCAAGACGAAGAAGCGCCCCGCCCCCCGAGCACCCAGCACATCCCCCCTCGGTGAGTGCCGTTCCTGGGAGCTCCCTGGAGAGGGGCCCTGGGGTTGGGCACCTGGGTGAGCCCAGGGCCCGGGAAGGGCAGGGGTGCCGTGGGACGCCCCTCCAGGTCAGGCGCTGTGT
This region of Ovis canadensis isolate MfBH-ARS-UI-01 breed Bighorn chromosome 3, ARS-UI_OviCan_v2, whole genome shotgun sequence genomic DNA includes:
- the MICALL1 gene encoding MICAL-like protein 1 isoform X3, which gives rise to MEHPSPQDTALPPRDFDSLSKDNVFENNRLAFEVAEKELGIPALLDPNDMVSMSVPDCLSIMTYVSQYYNHFAGSGPAAGVSSPRKGLALSSPPSEASTPADPGDRAQGEECSPGSLSKQGSHRTPSSTCAACQQHVHLVQRYLADGKLYHRHCFRCRRCSSTLLPGAYRNGPEEGTFVCAEHCARLGPSGRSGTRPGTPPQPKQQQLTEETKEVEGGSPSPKATAGAEADVPKASPEGRPQVPTKPRVPGRPQELASPPASRPTPAPRKASESIAPTPPTPRPRSSLQQENLVEQGGGSGLVNGKLQEPPIPKPRGTPKLSERTPAPRKDPPWITLVQAEPKKKPAPLPPSSSPGPPPGQEGRQVENGGVDKAAPQGPEPKPYNPFEEEEEEPPAAPSPAPGPASTPLESTPKSLHPWYGITPTSSPKTKKRPAPRAPSTSPLALHASRLSRSEPPSATPSPALSVESLSSESSSQPPSEELLEPPVVPKSSSEPAVHAPGTPGTSASLSANSSLSSSGELVQASVDQTPQASPGLAPNARGSPGPPPAKPCGDTALSPLVLVGDKSPAPSPLASSPQLQVKSSCKENPFNRKPSPTASPSVKKATRGSKPARPPAPGHGFPLIKRKVQSDQYIPEEDIHGEIDTIERQLDALEHRGVLLEEKLRGGVNEGREDDMLVDWFKLIHEKHLLVRRESELIYVFKQQNLEQRQADVEYELRCLLNKPEKDWTEEDRGREKVLMQELVTLIEQRNAIVNCLDEDRQREEEEDKMLEAMIKKKEFQKEAESEGKKKGKFKTMKVLKLLGNKRDTKSKCPGDRS
- the MICALL1 gene encoding MICAL-like protein 1 isoform X2; the encoded protein is MAGPRGALLAWCRRQCEGYRGVDIRDLSSSFRDGLAFCAILHRHRPDLLDFDSLSKDNVFENNRLAFEVAEKELGIPALLDPNDMVSMSVPDCLSIMTYVSQYYNHFAGSGPAGVSSPRKGLALSSPPSEASTPADPGDRAQGEECSPGSLSKQGSHRTPSSTCAACQQHVHLVQRYLADGKLYHRHCFRCRRCSSTLLPGAYRNGPEEGTFVCAEHCARLGPSGRSGTRPGTPPQPKQQQLTEETKEVEGGSPSPKATAGAEADVPKASPEGRPQVPTKPRVPGRPQELASPPASRPTPAPRKASESIAPTPPTPRPRSSLQQENLVEQGGGSGLVNGKLQEPPIPKPRGTPKLSERTPAPRKDPPWITLVQAEPKKKPAPLPPSSSPGPPPGQEGRQVENGGVDKAAPQGPEPKPYNPFEEEEEEPPAAPSPAPGPASTPLESTPKSLHPWYGITPTSSPKTKKRPAPRAPSTSPLALHASRLSRSEPPSATPSPALSVESLSSESSSQPPSEELLEPPVVPKSSSEPAVHAPGTPGTSASLSANSSLSSSGELVQASVDQTPQASPGLAPNARGSPGPPPAKPCGDTALSPLVLVGDKSPAPSPLASSPQLQVKSSCKENPFNRKPSPTASPSVKKATRGSKPARPPAPGHGFPLIKRKVQSDQYIPEEDIHGEIDTIERQLDALEHRGVLLEEKLRGGVNEGREDDMLVDWFKLIHEKHLLVRRESELIYVFKQQNLEQRQADVEYELRCLLNKPEKDWTEEDRGREKVLMQELVTLIEQRNAIVNCLDEDRQREEEEDKMLEAMIKKKEFQKEAESEGKKKGKFKTMKVLKLLGNKRDTKSKCPGDRS
- the MICALL1 gene encoding MICAL-like protein 1 isoform X1 yields the protein MAGPRGALLAWCRRQCEGYRGVDIRDLSSSFRDGLAFCAILHRHRPDLLDFDSLSKDNVFENNRLAFEVAEKELGIPALLDPNDMVSMSVPDCLSIMTYVSQYYNHFAGSGPAAGVSSPRKGLALSSPPSEASTPADPGDRAQGEECSPGSLSKQGSHRTPSSTCAACQQHVHLVQRYLADGKLYHRHCFRCRRCSSTLLPGAYRNGPEEGTFVCAEHCARLGPSGRSGTRPGTPPQPKQQQLTEETKEVEGGSPSPKATAGAEADVPKASPEGRPQVPTKPRVPGRPQELASPPASRPTPAPRKASESIAPTPPTPRPRSSLQQENLVEQGGGSGLVNGKLQEPPIPKPRGTPKLSERTPAPRKDPPWITLVQAEPKKKPAPLPPSSSPGPPPGQEGRQVENGGVDKAAPQGPEPKPYNPFEEEEEEPPAAPSPAPGPASTPLESTPKSLHPWYGITPTSSPKTKKRPAPRAPSTSPLALHASRLSRSEPPSATPSPALSVESLSSESSSQPPSEELLEPPVVPKSSSEPAVHAPGTPGTSASLSANSSLSSSGELVQASVDQTPQASPGLAPNARGSPGPPPAKPCGDTALSPLVLVGDKSPAPSPLASSPQLQVKSSCKENPFNRKPSPTASPSVKKATRGSKPARPPAPGHGFPLIKRKVQSDQYIPEEDIHGEIDTIERQLDALEHRGVLLEEKLRGGVNEGREDDMLVDWFKLIHEKHLLVRRESELIYVFKQQNLEQRQADVEYELRCLLNKPEKDWTEEDRGREKVLMQELVTLIEQRNAIVNCLDEDRQREEEEDKMLEAMIKKKEFQKEAESEGKKKGKFKTMKVLKLLGNKRDTKSKCPGDRS